The genomic DNA CAGCGGACCTTATCATCATTGAATAGGAAAAGATAGCAGCGGAACTACGAAATATTGGTCTAGTGACGTTGAATTTAACACATGGTAGTAAGCAAATCCGACTATATATAGCCGGGCTTTTTGCCAACTGAGCTGAAATGTTTTAATGAACCATTAGACTAAATCATTATGGCTATTCTTTCATCTGCTACCCCTCAACTTATACAAATCATCGAGCAGAACCCTATAATCTGTATCGTTCTTGCTCCTATACTGATATTTGCCATTTATATACTGGCAAATGAAGTATATCGGTATAATCTCCGGATCCCCTCTTTCTCAGGCCCTGTTGGTCATCCTATCTATGGAAATATTCTACAAACAGGAAGCAACCCTGCTGAACAGTATAAGCAATGGGGTTCTAAATATGGCGATGTCTACCAAGTCCAACTTGGAAACAACCCCATTTTGATTGTCAACTCGGCGTCCAAGGCTAAGGAAATCTTTCTTAGTAATTCAAGAAGTACTAATTCACGTCCAATGACTTATACTTTCCATAGAATTGTTTCATCTACTGCAGGGTTTACCATTGGTAGCTCACCCATGGATGAGTCTCTCAAGAGACGTCGgaaggctgctgcttcagCATTGAATAAGCCTGCTGTTCAATCGTATGTCCCTCATATTGACCTTGAGACTGAGGAGTTTATCAGAGATGTTTTTGTTCGAGGAAAGGCAGGAAAAGTTGCACTTAACCCTCTTCCTATTGTCAGAAGGCTCAGTTTGAACTTGAGTCTCACATTAAATTGGGGTACTCGTATCAGCAGTATCGATGATCCACTATTCAATGAGATCATTGAGGTTGAAGATCATGTCTCTTCATTCAGAAGTGTCACCGCCAATTTACAAGACTATGTGCCGTTCTACAGACTCAATCCTTTTAGCAAAGATTCCAagcttgctgctgagacCCGTCAAAGAAGAGATGTTTATCTTACTAAACTAAACAAAGAGTTAGATGAGAAGATTGCCAACAAGACATACAAACCTTGTATTCAGGCCAATGTT from Sugiyamaella lignohabitans strain CBS 10342 chromosome D, complete sequence includes the following:
- the ERG5 gene encoding C-22 sterol desaturase (C-22 sterol desaturase; a cytochrome P450 enzyme that catalyzes the formation of the C-22(23) double bond in the sterol side chain in ergosterol biosynthesis; may be a target of azole antifungal drugs; GO_component: GO:0005783 - endoplasmic reticulum [Evidence IDA] [PMID 14562095]; GO_function: GO:0000249 - C-22 sterol desaturase activity [Evidence IDA] [PMID 8543054]; GO_function: GO:0020037 - heme binding [Evidence IEA]; GO_function: GO:0005506 - iron ion binding [Evidence IEA]; GO_function: GO:0046872 - metal ion binding [Evidence IEA]; GO_function: GO:0004497 - monooxygenase activity [Evidence IEA]; GO_function: GO:0016491 - oxidoreductase activity [Evidence IEA]; GO_function: GO:0016705 - oxidoreductase activity, acting on paired donors, with incorporation or reduction of molecular oxygen [Evidence IEA]; GO_process: GO:0006696 - ergosterol biosynthetic process [Evidence IDA] [PMID 8543054]; GO_process: GO:0006696 - ergosterol biosynthetic process [Evidence IMP] [PMID 8635732]; GO_process: GO:0006629 - lipid metabolic process [Evidence IEA]; GO_process: GO:0055114 - oxidation-reduction process [Evidence IEA,IEA]; GO_process: GO:0006694 - steroid biosynthetic process [Evidence IEA]; GO_process: GO:0008202 - steroid metabolic process [Evidence IEA]; GO_process: GO:0016126 - sterol biosynthetic process [Evidence IEA,IEA]), translated to MAILSSATPQLIQIIEQNPIICIVLAPILIFAIYILANEVYRYNLRIPSFSGPVGHPIYGNILQTGSNPAEQYKQWGSKYGDVYQVQLGNNPILIVNSASKAKEIFLSNSRSTNSRPMTYTFHRIVSSTAGFTIGSSPMDESLKRRRKAAASALNKPAVQSYVPHIDLETEEFIRDVFVRGKAGKVALNPLPIVRRLSLNLSLTLNWGTRISSIDDPLFNEIIEVEDHVSSFRSVTANLQDYVPFYRLNPFSKDSKLAAETRQRRDVYLTKLNKELDEKIANKTYKPCIQANVLLDPEAKLSSEELMSLSVTMINAGLDTVIVTIVWGIALLATRPDIQEKAYMAIRDMFPENEPFCDPSEDQKCAYVTAFVRETLRYFTPLRLSLPRTTSSPFMLDGKKVPKGTTFFMNTWACNYDPQLYDKPEEFRPERFLENPGLSMFSYGTGSRMCAGSLLGNRELYLFFMRLISSYEILKHDNINVDPLTGVKDYGALGSLPYDYKVIFKPRNEAILSEALDNYKPAVHG